Proteins encoded together in one Solanum lycopersicum chromosome 7, SLM_r2.1 window:
- the LOC101244498 gene encoding dihydrolipoyllysine-residue acetyltransferase component 2 of pyruvate dehydrogenase complex, mitochondrial-like isoform X1 encodes MTYATHVLRHSKKIGSSSNLIRCDSAGLVRWFSNGTRPSMEKGDDILRCHSGLISGERHNIPKSFNRCYSGSAVSNNSCRTVSSRMSCGNALRTTIAPCTSTGSISFIRRSSGSQAPSRRGFSTASDLPPHQEIGMPSLSPTMTEGNIARWLKKEGDKVSPGEVLCEVETDKATVEMECMEEGYLAKIIHGDGASSIKVGEVIAVTVEEEDDIAKFKDYQPSTSDATPSPKAPASSPPPPKEEVAEKPVTPSQPKVSKPSASDRIFASPLARKIAEDNNIPLTNIKGTGPEGRIVKADIEDYLASRGKEAPAAAPKADTSLDYTDIPVAQIRKVTASRLLLSKQTIPHYYLTVDTCVDKLIELRSKLNALQEASGGKKLSVNDLVIKAAALALRKVPQCNSSWTNDYIRQYHNVNINVAVQTDNGLYVPVVRDADKKGLSSISEEVKNLAQKAKENSLKPQDYEGGTFTVSNLGGPFGIKQFCAIINPPQSAILAVGSAEKRVLPGSSEGEYKFASMMSVTLSCDHRVIDGAIGAEWLKAFKGYIENPESMLL; translated from the exons atGACTTACGCTACTCACGTTCTTCGTCACTCAAAAAAG ATCGGGAGTTCTTCAAACTTGATACGATGCGACTCTGCTGGTCTTGTCCGTTGGTTTAGTAATGGCACGAGGCCTTCTATGGAGAAGGGAGATG ATATTTTAAGGTGCCACTCTGGTCTCATATCCGGAGAGAGACACAACATTCCTAAGTCCTTCAATCGATGCTACTCAGGTTCAGCTGTCTCCAACAACAGTTGTAGAACAGTATCTTCCAGG ATGTCATGTGGAAATGCTCTGAGAACTACAATTGCTCCATGCACCTCCACCGGTAGCATCTCTTTCATTAGAAGGTCTTCGGG ATCACAAGCGCCTTCAAGGAGGGGTTTCTCCACTGCTTCAG ATCTTCCTCCACACCAAGAGATTGGGATGCCTTCTCTTTCACCTACAATGACAGAG GGAAATATTGCCAGATGGTTAAAGAAAGAGGGCGATAAAGTTTCTCCTGGTGAAGTGCTATGTGAAGTGGAAACA GATAAAGCAACAGTGGAGATGGAGTGCATGGAAGAAGGATATCTAGCTAAGATTATTCACGGAGACGGAGCAAGCAGTATCAAAGTTGGAGAG GTGATCGCTGTTACTGTTGAAGAGGAAGATGACATTGCGAAGTTTAAAGATTATCAGCCTTCAACATCAGATGCCACACCTTCACCAAAAGCTCCTGCTTCTTCTCCACCTCCTCCCAAAGAAGAGGTTGCCGAGAAACCTGTTACTCCATCACAGCCAAAAGTTTCTAAACCTAGTGCGTCGGATCGCATTTTCGCTAGTCCGCTAGCTAGGAAAATTGCGGAAGATAACAAT ATACCTCTCACAAACATCAAAGGAACAGGTCCTGAGGGACGTATCGTGAAAGCTGATATTGAAGATTATCTTG CTTCACGCGGAAAGGAAGCCCCTGCAGCAGCTCCCAAGGCTGACACATCTTTAGATTACACGGATATTCCTGTTGCACAGATCAGAAAG GTGACAGCTTCTAGGTTGCTGTTGTCAAAGCAAACCATTCCCCATTACTATTTGACTGTTGATACATGCGTCGACAAACTTATAGA ACTGAGGAGCAAGCTCAATGCATTGCAAGAGGCTTCAGGAGGAAAGAAGTTATCTGTTAATGATCTTGTAATAAAG GCTGCTGCTTTGGCTCTTCGAAAAGTTCCTCAGTGCAACAGTTCATGGACCAATGACTACATTCGTCA GTATCACAATGTAAATATCAATGTAGCAGTGCAGACTGACAATGGTCTTTATGTTCCTGTCGTCCGG GATGCTGATAAGAAAGGTTTATCCTCTATTTCCGAGGAGGTGAAGAACTTGGCCCAGAAAGCAAAAGAGAACAGCTTAAAACCACAGGATTATGAG GGTGGGACATTCACCGTCAGCAATTTGGGAGGGCCTTTTGGCATTAAACAGTTCTGTGCCATCATTAACCCTCCACAATCAGCCATCCTAGCAGTTGGATCTG CTGAGAAAAGGGTGCTTCCAGGATCCAGTGAAGGCGAGTATAAGTTTGCCAGTATGATGTCTGTAACGTTGAGCTGTGATCACCGGGTGATTGATG GTGCAATTGGTGCGGAATGGCTCAAAGCATTCAAAGGCTACATAGAGAATCCCGAGTCTATGTTACTGTAG
- the LOC101244498 gene encoding dihydrolipoyllysine-residue acetyltransferase component 2 of pyruvate dehydrogenase complex, mitochondrial-like isoform X2, giving the protein MTYATHVLRHSKKIGSSSNLIRCDSAGLVRWFSNGTRPSMEKGDDILRCHSGLISGERHNIPKSFNRCYSGSAVSNNSCRTVSSRMSCGNALRTTIAPCTSTGSISFIRRSQAPSRRGFSTASDLPPHQEIGMPSLSPTMTEGNIARWLKKEGDKVSPGEVLCEVETDKATVEMECMEEGYLAKIIHGDGASSIKVGEVIAVTVEEEDDIAKFKDYQPSTSDATPSPKAPASSPPPPKEEVAEKPVTPSQPKVSKPSASDRIFASPLARKIAEDNNIPLTNIKGTGPEGRIVKADIEDYLASRGKEAPAAAPKADTSLDYTDIPVAQIRKVTASRLLLSKQTIPHYYLTVDTCVDKLIELRSKLNALQEASGGKKLSVNDLVIKAAALALRKVPQCNSSWTNDYIRQYHNVNINVAVQTDNGLYVPVVRDADKKGLSSISEEVKNLAQKAKENSLKPQDYEGGTFTVSNLGGPFGIKQFCAIINPPQSAILAVGSAEKRVLPGSSEGEYKFASMMSVTLSCDHRVIDGAIGAEWLKAFKGYIENPESMLL; this is encoded by the exons atGACTTACGCTACTCACGTTCTTCGTCACTCAAAAAAG ATCGGGAGTTCTTCAAACTTGATACGATGCGACTCTGCTGGTCTTGTCCGTTGGTTTAGTAATGGCACGAGGCCTTCTATGGAGAAGGGAGATG ATATTTTAAGGTGCCACTCTGGTCTCATATCCGGAGAGAGACACAACATTCCTAAGTCCTTCAATCGATGCTACTCAGGTTCAGCTGTCTCCAACAACAGTTGTAGAACAGTATCTTCCAGG ATGTCATGTGGAAATGCTCTGAGAACTACAATTGCTCCATGCACCTCCACCGGTAGCATCTCTTTCATTAGAAG ATCACAAGCGCCTTCAAGGAGGGGTTTCTCCACTGCTTCAG ATCTTCCTCCACACCAAGAGATTGGGATGCCTTCTCTTTCACCTACAATGACAGAG GGAAATATTGCCAGATGGTTAAAGAAAGAGGGCGATAAAGTTTCTCCTGGTGAAGTGCTATGTGAAGTGGAAACA GATAAAGCAACAGTGGAGATGGAGTGCATGGAAGAAGGATATCTAGCTAAGATTATTCACGGAGACGGAGCAAGCAGTATCAAAGTTGGAGAG GTGATCGCTGTTACTGTTGAAGAGGAAGATGACATTGCGAAGTTTAAAGATTATCAGCCTTCAACATCAGATGCCACACCTTCACCAAAAGCTCCTGCTTCTTCTCCACCTCCTCCCAAAGAAGAGGTTGCCGAGAAACCTGTTACTCCATCACAGCCAAAAGTTTCTAAACCTAGTGCGTCGGATCGCATTTTCGCTAGTCCGCTAGCTAGGAAAATTGCGGAAGATAACAAT ATACCTCTCACAAACATCAAAGGAACAGGTCCTGAGGGACGTATCGTGAAAGCTGATATTGAAGATTATCTTG CTTCACGCGGAAAGGAAGCCCCTGCAGCAGCTCCCAAGGCTGACACATCTTTAGATTACACGGATATTCCTGTTGCACAGATCAGAAAG GTGACAGCTTCTAGGTTGCTGTTGTCAAAGCAAACCATTCCCCATTACTATTTGACTGTTGATACATGCGTCGACAAACTTATAGA ACTGAGGAGCAAGCTCAATGCATTGCAAGAGGCTTCAGGAGGAAAGAAGTTATCTGTTAATGATCTTGTAATAAAG GCTGCTGCTTTGGCTCTTCGAAAAGTTCCTCAGTGCAACAGTTCATGGACCAATGACTACATTCGTCA GTATCACAATGTAAATATCAATGTAGCAGTGCAGACTGACAATGGTCTTTATGTTCCTGTCGTCCGG GATGCTGATAAGAAAGGTTTATCCTCTATTTCCGAGGAGGTGAAGAACTTGGCCCAGAAAGCAAAAGAGAACAGCTTAAAACCACAGGATTATGAG GGTGGGACATTCACCGTCAGCAATTTGGGAGGGCCTTTTGGCATTAAACAGTTCTGTGCCATCATTAACCCTCCACAATCAGCCATCCTAGCAGTTGGATCTG CTGAGAAAAGGGTGCTTCCAGGATCCAGTGAAGGCGAGTATAAGTTTGCCAGTATGATGTCTGTAACGTTGAGCTGTGATCACCGGGTGATTGATG GTGCAATTGGTGCGGAATGGCTCAAAGCATTCAAAGGCTACATAGAGAATCCCGAGTCTATGTTACTGTAG
- the LOC101254400 gene encoding zeatin O-glucosyltransferase-like, giving the protein MANKSSLESVVVFVVPFPAQGHLNQLLQFSCLISSYGVSVHFVGYRTHIQQAKSRNLQDMQQIHFHEFPTPHFDSPPPIIPNSIMKFPTHLQPSFEASKQLHEPFTSLLHEFSSKVKRTVVIHDPLMSSVVQDFSSIPNAESYAFHCISAFTQFFSFWDAIGRPFPVEGMPKNIPSMEGCFSVEIMNFMAYQYEFMQYRTGDIFNSCRLIEGTYIDLLSKLEMNANKKQWSIGPILQKGSSSRLKSLEWLDKQGPKSVLYISFGSSTTMTDKQIQELAMGLENSKQKFLWVLRDADKGNIFDDETRKARLPEGYQERTEGTGIVVTDWAPQLEILGHTSIGGFMSHCGWNSCMESITMGVPILAWPMHSEQPWNATLITEILEVGIQVTEQAHQKELVNSSTIEKVVNRLMVSKEGEELRSKAEKLGRQVWQSRDGGGVSQLELSSFIAYLNR; this is encoded by the coding sequence ATGGCAAACAAAAGCAGTTTAGAATCTGTTGTTGTATTTGTAGTGCCATTTCCAGCACAAGGCCATCTAAACCAGCTGCTTCAGTTTTCATGTCTGATATCTTCATATGGAGTTTCAGTTCATTTTGTTGGTTACAGAACTCATATTCAGCAAGCTAAATCAAGAAACCTTCAAGATATGCAGCAAATTCATTTTCATGAATTCCCAACTCCACATTTTGATTCACCTCCTCCAATAATTCCAAATTCCATCATGAAGTTCCCAACACATCTCCAACCATCTTTTGAAGCATCTAAACAGTTGCACGAACCGTTTACGAGTCTCCTTCATGAATTCTCCAGTAAAGTGAAGAGAACTGTGGTTATACATGATCCTCTTATGTCATCTGTGGTTCAAGATTTTTCTAGTATTCCAAATGCTGAGTCCTATGCCTTTCATTGTATCTCAGCTTTCACTCAATTCTTTAGCTTTTGGGATGCTATTGGAAGACCTTTTCCAGTAGAGGGAATGCCAAAAAATATACCATCAATGGAAGGGTGTTTTTCTGTTGAAATCATGAACTTTATGGCTTATCAGTATGAGTTTATGCAGTACAGAACAGGTGATATATTCAACTCATGCAGATTGATCGAAGGAACTTATATCGATTTGCTAAGCAAGTTGGAGATGAATGCAAACAAGAAACAATGGTCCATTGGACCTATACTACAAAAGGGTTCAAGCAGCAGACTCAAAAGTTTGGAGTGGCTAGACAAACAAGGTCCAAAATCTGTTCTTTATATCTCTTTTGGATCATCGACTACAATGACCGATAAACAGATTCAAGAACTGGCTATGGGACTAGAAAACAGCAAGCAAAAGTTCTTGTGGGTACTGAGAGATGCAGATAAAGGTAATATCTTTGATGACGAAACGAGAAAAGCAAGGTTACCAGAAGGGTATCAAGAAAGAACTGAAGGAACAGGTATTGTGGTGACAGATTGGGCACCACAGTTAGAAATTTTGGGACACACTTCAATCGGTGGATTTATGAGTCATTGTGGATGGAATTCGTGTATGGAAAGTATAACAATGGGAGTTCCTATATTAGCTTGGCCAATGCACTCTGAACAACCATGGAATGCTACACTAATAACTGAAATTTTAGAAGTTGGCATTCAAGTGACAGAACAAGCACACCAAAAGGAACTTGTTAACTCATCAACTATTGAGAAAGTTGTGAATAGATTGATGGTATCTAAAGAAGGGGAAGAGTTAAGAAGCAAGGCTGAAAAGTTGGGTAGACAAGTTTGGCAATCAAGAGATGGAGGAGGTGTTTCTCAACTAGAGCTTAGTTCTTTCATTGCTTATCTTAACAGATAA